In the genome of Vicia villosa cultivar HV-30 ecotype Madison, WI linkage group LG7, Vvil1.0, whole genome shotgun sequence, one region contains:
- the LOC131619532 gene encoding zinc finger BED domain-containing protein RICESLEEPER 2-like — MSFQDSSLTPPTMVDDLIDIELLLGDIGEEETTDGGNLEIGELMDMEVPVPSYTTTQTNPTDNTTTQTPTQNTTNTNTDASTPQVAQAQSSQSQRNADGRAPRPKKSAVHSEMVLIVGPDGIKKWKCRWCGKLYTYDSKWKSTSNGKKHLDACIQRRLRLKGNNEKEFAQSRLNIGDNTPSLATWTYNHARVREIAAHMILGHEFPFSVMEGVIFNEFLKEIYPWYKKITRKQVKFDCETFYEAERIKMKRSMALINRVSLTTDLWWSGEQRIGYMSVTGHFIDSKWQLHKRVLSFKNVPPPHSGEVLCRELIKVMDDWGIRDKVASISVDNASANDNCIARLKRDYSGRRNLPLGGKLFHVRCCAHILNLLVQDGLDMIKVSVDKIRNGVKYLLNSEKRCKSFKKIVDELQLEGRMQVLDTKTRWNSTWLMLSTAYHYREVWPRYAEENGAFISFFPDANDWEDVHDICKFLEVFADVTSIISGTSYPTANLFLSELYRVKVLLDNPSRISHNPQLQALASEMKLKYDKYWSESNTLISIGAVLDPRYKMIFIKWVYPFLYPNPTQSDTYQQQLSENLSTLFQLYQDSYGTNDTTTPTAASESPEVGSTSGLGRRNFEMFLETVVGNNSKFELELYFEEPPLKVPHNAKFDVLTWWMGNEAKYPVLSKLAKDILTVPVITVASEATFSAGKRIIDPKRSSMKTKTVEMVLCGGDWVKERYGIKKGCTASILEEPQDEPLTYHFGEDLGVSSTAAAT, encoded by the exons ATGTCGTTTCAAGATTCATCATTGACTCCTCCAACAATGGTGGATGATCTTATTGATATTGAGTTGTTGCTTGGTGACATCGGGGAAGAGGAGACAACGGATGGAGGTAATTTAGAGATTGGTGAGTTGATGGATATGGAGGTTCCAGTTCCGAGTTATACAACTACTCAAACCAACCCCACTGATAATACTACTACTCAGACCCCTACTCAAAATACTACAAACACAAACACTGATGCTTCAACCCCTCAAGTTGCCCAAGCTCAGAGTTCCCAGAGTCAGAGAAATGCTGATGGTAGAGCTCCTCGTCCCAAAAAATCTGCTGTTCATTCTGAAATGGTGCTGATTGTAGGTCCAGATGGCATTAAGAAGTGGAAGTGCAGATGGTGTGGAAAGCTTTACACATATGATTCAAAGTGGAAGAGTACCTCTAATGGTAAGAAACATTTAGATGCTTGTATTCAGAGAAGGTTAAGGTTGAAAGGAAATAATGAGAAAGAGTTTGCTCAGTCTAGATTAAACATAGGTGATAATACTCCGAGTTTAGCTACTTGGACATATAATCATGCTAGGGTTAGAGAAATTGCAGCACACATGATTCTAGGTCATGAATTTCCTTTTTCTGTTATGGAAGGTGTTATTTTTAATGAGTTTCTAAAAGAGATTTATCCATGGTACAAAAAGATTACTAGGAAACAGGTTAAGTTTGATTGTGAGACATTTTATGAGGCTGAGAGAATTAAAATGAAAAGGTCTATGGCTTTGATTAATAGGGTCAGTCTCACCACTGACTTGTGGTGGTCTGGTGAACAGAGGATAGGCTATATGTCTGTGACTGGTCATTTCATTGATTCAAAATGGCAGCTTCATAAAAGAGttttatcttttaagaatgtgCCACCACCACATTCTGGAGAGGTTTTGTGCAGGGAATTGATAAAGGTAATGGATGATTGGGGAATTAGGGATAAGGTAGCATCTATTTCTGTTGATAATGCCAGTGCCAATGATAATTGCATTGCTAGGTTGAAGAGGGATTATTCTGGTAGGAGAAATTTACCCTTAGGTGGTAAGTTATTTCATGTAAGGTGTTGTGCACACATCTTAAATCTGTTGGTGCAGGATGGGCTTGATATGATTAAGGTGTCTGTTGATAAGATAAGAAATGGTGTCAAATACTTGCTCAATTCTGAAAAGAGATGCAAATCATTCAAAAAGATTGTTGATGAGTTGCAACTTGAAGGCAGAATGCAAGTGTTGGATACAAAGACTAGGTGGAACTCAACTTGGTTGATGTTGTCTACTGCATACCATTACAGAGAAGTGTGGCCTAGATATGCTGAGGAAAATGGTGCATTTATCAGTTTTTTTCCTGATGCAAATGATTGGGAAGATGTTCATGATATTTGCAAGTTTTTGGAGGTTTTTGCTGATGTGACATCAATTATTAGTGGCACATCTTACCCTACTGCTAATCTGTTTTTGTCTGAGCTTTACAGAGTGAAGGTTTTACTTGATAATCCTTCAAGAATCTCACATAATCCTCAGTTGCAGGCCCTTGCTAGTGAAATGAAGTTGAAATATGACAAGTATTGGTCAGAGTCTAATACATTGATTTCTATTGGTGCAGTTCTTGATCCAAG GTATAAGATGATCTTCATCAAATGGGTATACCCCTTTTTGTATCCAAATCCCACTCAATCAGATACATATCAACAACAGTTGTCTGAAAATTTAAGTACCCTCTTCCAATTGTATCAAGATTCCTATGGAACCAATGATACAACTACCCCTACTGCTGCATCTGAATCTCCAGAAGTAGGATCTACTTCTGGATTGGGAAGGAGGAACTTTGAAATGTTTTTAGAAACTGTTGTGGGTAATAATTCCAAATTTGAACTTGAATTATATTTTGAGGAGCCTCCTTTGAAAGTTCCCCATAATGCTAAATTTGATGTTTTAACTTGGTGGATGGGAAATGAGGCCAAATATCCTGTTCTTAGTAAATTGGCAAAGGATATCCTAACTGTTCCAGTTATTACTGTTGCTTCAGAAGCAACTTTTAGTGCTGGGAAAAGGATTATTGATCCGAAAAGATCTTCTATGAAAACTAAGACAGTTGAAATGGTGCTTTGTGGAGGTGATTGGGTGAAGGAGAGATATGGAATAAAGAAGGGGTGCACTGCTTCTATT CTTGAGGAGCCACAAGATGAACCTTTGACATATCATTTTGGTGAAGATTTGGGTGTTTCATCTACTGCTGCTGCAACTTGA